In the genome of Leptolyngbya iicbica LK, one region contains:
- the ctaD gene encoding cytochrome c oxidase subunit I gives MAQANITSDMMGQSFPHPDKWKWYHYFTFNIDHKVIGIQYLVTAFFFYLVGGVMALVMRSELATPSADLVDPNFYNAMLTNHGTIMIFFWIVPAAIGGFGNYLVPLMIGARDMAFPKLNALAFWITVPAGLMIIASLFFGGAQAGWTSYPPLSRITANTAQSMWILAITLVGTSSIMGAVNFIVTIWKMRVPSLKWDQMPLFCWAMMATSILALFSTPVLAAGLTLLLFDINFGTSFFDPAKGGDVVMYQHLFWFYSHPAVYLMILPIFGIMSEVIPVHARKPIFGYKAIAYSSLAICLVGLFVWVHHMFTSGTPPWMRMFFTVSTLIVAVPTGVKIFSWVATLWGGKLRLNSAMLFAIGLLAMFVLGGLSGVTLGTAPVDIHVHDTYYVVAHFHYVLFGGSVFGLYAGLYHWFPKMTGRMMNEPLGKLHFVLTFIGTNLTFLPMHELGLKGMPRRVAMYDPQFQYINIICTVGAFLLGISVLPFIINAIWSWRNGPKASGNPWNAKTLEWTTASPPIIENWNVLPVVTEGPYDYGHTPEPTEVSSS, from the coding sequence ATGGCACAAGCGAATATCACCAGCGACATGATGGGGCAATCGTTTCCCCATCCCGATAAATGGAAGTGGTATCACTACTTCACCTTCAATATCGACCACAAAGTCATCGGTATCCAGTACCTGGTCACGGCCTTTTTCTTTTATTTGGTCGGCGGCGTGATGGCATTGGTGATGCGGTCTGAGCTGGCAACCCCGAGTGCCGATTTGGTCGATCCCAATTTTTACAACGCCATGTTGACCAACCATGGCACCATCATGATCTTTTTCTGGATTGTGCCAGCGGCGATCGGCGGCTTTGGCAACTACCTCGTGCCGCTGATGATTGGCGCGCGGGATATGGCTTTTCCGAAGCTCAACGCCCTCGCCTTTTGGATTACGGTGCCAGCGGGCTTGATGATTATTGCCAGCCTCTTTTTTGGTGGTGCGCAAGCCGGGTGGACGTCGTATCCGCCGCTGAGCCGCATTACCGCGAATACGGCCCAGTCGATGTGGATTTTGGCGATCACGCTGGTGGGTACCTCGTCCATCATGGGGGCGGTCAACTTCATCGTCACCATCTGGAAAATGCGCGTCCCCAGCCTCAAGTGGGATCAGATGCCACTCTTTTGCTGGGCCATGATGGCGACTTCGATCCTGGCGCTATTTTCCACACCAGTGCTGGCCGCTGGATTGACCTTGCTCTTGTTTGACATCAACTTTGGCACGTCCTTTTTTGATCCGGCCAAGGGGGGCGATGTGGTGATGTATCAGCATTTGTTCTGGTTTTACTCCCACCCGGCGGTGTACCTCATGATTTTGCCGATTTTCGGCATCATGTCTGAGGTGATCCCCGTTCATGCGCGGAAGCCAATTTTTGGCTACAAAGCGATCGCCTACTCATCCCTAGCTATTTGTTTGGTGGGTCTGTTCGTATGGGTCCACCACATGTTCACCAGCGGCACCCCTCCGTGGATGCGGATGTTCTTCACCGTGTCCACGCTGATTGTGGCCGTTCCCACTGGGGTGAAAATCTTTAGTTGGGTGGCAACGCTGTGGGGCGGCAAGCTGCGGTTGAATAGTGCCATGCTGTTTGCGATCGGGTTGCTGGCCATGTTTGTGTTGGGTGGCCTCAGTGGCGTCACCTTGGGAACTGCTCCTGTCGACATTCATGTTCACGACACTTACTATGTCGTTGCTCACTTCCACTACGTGCTGTTTGGTGGCTCAGTGTTTGGCCTCTATGCCGGACTTTATCACTGGTTCCCCAAGATGACCGGCCGCATGATGAACGAGCCCTTGGGCAAACTGCACTTTGTGCTGACGTTCATCGGCACCAACCTGACATTTTTGCCCATGCATGAGCTAGGGCTAAAAGGGATGCCGCGCCGTGTCGCGATGTATGATCCGCAGTTCCAATACATCAACATCATCTGTACGGTCGGTGCGTTTTTGCTAGGCATTTCAGTGTTGCCGTTTATCATCAACGCGATTTGGAGCTGGCGCAACGGCCCCAAGGCATCTGGCAATCCTTGGAATGCGAAGACCCTGGAATGGACGACAGCGTCGCCCCCGATCATTGAGAACTGGAATGTGCTGCCAGTGGTGACGGAAGGGCCGTATGATTACGGCCACACGCCGGAGCCGACGGAAGTCTCCTCTTCATGA
- a CDS encoding cytochrome c oxidase subunit 3: protein MQGAIDSHPDTTTVEFQPSEHHDFRVLGLITFLCSEFLMFAGFFALFLVFRAEAAAWPPEETEVELLLPAINTIILVSSSFVIHFGDTAVKQGDVKGLRKWYIITAAMGAIFLAGQIYEYLTLGYGLTTNLFSNCFYLLTGFHGLHVFIGLLLILGVLWRSRRDGHYGTEHHTGVEMAEIYWHFVDVVWIILFSLIYLLTLI from the coding sequence ATGCAAGGCGCAATTGACTCCCATCCCGACACCACCACGGTGGAATTCCAGCCTTCAGAACATCACGACTTTCGGGTGTTGGGGCTGATCACCTTTCTCTGTTCCGAATTTTTGATGTTTGCAGGCTTCTTTGCCCTGTTCCTCGTATTTCGCGCCGAGGCCGCTGCTTGGCCCCCCGAAGAAACCGAAGTGGAACTGTTGCTGCCTGCTATCAACACGATCATCCTGGTTTCCAGCAGCTTTGTGATCCACTTTGGTGATACTGCAGTCAAACAAGGCGATGTCAAAGGGCTGCGTAAGTGGTACATCATCACCGCCGCTATGGGAGCGATTTTCCTGGCGGGCCAAATCTATGAGTACTTAACGCTTGGCTATGGCCTCACGACAAATCTGTTCAGCAACTGCTTTTATTTGCTGACGGGTTTTCACGGGCTGCACGTGTTTATCGGACTGCTGCTGATTTTGGGTGTGTTGTGGCGATCGCGCCGCGATGGTCATTACGGCACTGAGCATCACACTGGCGTCGAAATGGCCGAAATTTACTGGCACTTCGTTGACGTCGTGTGGATTATTCTGTTTTCTCTGATTTACTTGCTGACGCTCATTTAG
- a CDS encoding cyanoexosortase B system-associated protein: MADAAQTRPKPRSLVQWGLIAMLAAIVAIAALPSYFSGQWPWSSELPVPHLEELRTLLEEPLAVPGWENTFYQEVPIGGDRWTLAEYRQVGGTDAPGETFGLLLRPQRSGDQQPEVEWVDLRGAQSWQVDNRHQVRWQLAPESGTADPLSVTTQYLRGIDTRNTFAVMQWYAWPSGGHFAPGKWFWADQVQQWQQRQRLPWVAVSILLPIEPVGDIRSHTATVTEIAQAVQQGLLTTTFSSDG; the protein is encoded by the coding sequence ATGGCTGACGCTGCCCAAACCAGACCTAAACCACGCTCCTTGGTTCAGTGGGGCCTCATTGCGATGCTCGCAGCCATTGTGGCGATCGCAGCGTTGCCCAGTTATTTCAGCGGTCAGTGGCCCTGGAGTAGTGAACTCCCCGTCCCCCACTTAGAAGAACTCCGAACCCTCTTAGAAGAGCCCCTCGCGGTTCCCGGTTGGGAAAACACGTTTTATCAAGAGGTACCCATTGGTGGCGATCGCTGGACCCTAGCCGAATATCGTCAGGTAGGGGGCACTGATGCCCCAGGGGAAACCTTTGGGCTCTTGCTCCGTCCGCAGCGATCGGGGGACCAGCAACCCGAAGTCGAGTGGGTCGATTTACGAGGCGCACAAAGTTGGCAAGTGGATAATCGCCATCAGGTGCGCTGGCAGCTCGCTCCCGAATCTGGGACTGCGGACCCATTATCAGTGACGACTCAATATTTACGGGGTATCGACACCCGCAATACGTTTGCCGTGATGCAGTGGTATGCCTGGCCAAGCGGCGGTCACTTTGCGCCTGGCAAGTGGTTTTGGGCCGATCAGGTGCAACAGTGGCAACAGCGGCAGCGGCTCCCCTGGGTCGCCGTCAGCATTTTGCTACCCATTGAACCGGTGGGCGACATTCGCAGCCATACCGCCACGGTCACTGAGATTGCCCAAGCGGTGCAACAAGGACTGTTGACGACCACCTTCTCTAGCGATGGCTAA
- the crtB gene encoding cyanoexosortase B: MTLKTSVLKSRGSLAPLSIALMGLLAVMYGPLLWHWVDGWLNKSISIQHEYFSHGLIGLPFAAYLAWSLRPQWRELPDQLHPSGIGLLAMASALYLSQLSDWMNISFPLMLAGLCMTLKGWPGLKLMGFPLALVALATPSQLPYLIEPYILPLQSFIASVAGFLLMQAGIDVTVDQIYLRVNDQMVEVAPHCAGLKMLFTSLYVALMLIYWNDVWRSRLRTILFLLATVGVSVSGNIIRNALLSYFHGVGNKAAFAWLHDSWGGDLYSALMLLSLIFILRLIQTYVPSQLSLEIKSETAV, from the coding sequence ATGACGTTGAAGACATCTGTACTCAAATCTCGTGGGTCACTGGCCCCCTTATCGATCGCCCTGATGGGCCTATTGGCCGTGATGTATGGCCCCCTGCTCTGGCATTGGGTCGATGGCTGGCTGAATAAGTCCATCAGCATTCAGCACGAATATTTTAGTCATGGGTTGATTGGCTTACCCTTTGCCGCTTATTTGGCTTGGAGCCTGCGCCCCCAGTGGCGCGAACTGCCCGATCAGCTACATCCATCGGGCATTGGCTTGTTGGCCATGGCCAGTGCTCTTTATCTGAGTCAACTGTCCGACTGGATGAACATTTCGTTTCCGCTGATGCTTGCGGGTCTTTGTATGACGCTCAAGGGCTGGCCTGGACTCAAGCTAATGGGCTTTCCCCTGGCTCTTGTCGCCCTCGCCACCCCGAGCCAACTGCCTTACTTGATTGAGCCGTACATCTTGCCGTTGCAAAGCTTTATTGCCAGTGTGGCGGGCTTTTTGCTGATGCAAGCGGGCATTGATGTCACCGTGGATCAGATCTATTTGCGAGTCAACGACCAGATGGTGGAAGTCGCGCCTCACTGCGCGGGCCTTAAAATGCTGTTCACCAGTCTATACGTGGCTTTGATGCTGATTTACTGGAACGATGTGTGGCGATCGCGGCTGCGCACCATCCTCTTTTTGCTCGCCACGGTAGGCGTCAGCGTCTCTGGCAATATCATTCGCAATGCCTTACTGAGCTACTTTCACGGAGTGGGCAACAAAGCCGCGTTTGCCTGGTTACACGACAGCTGGGGCGGTGACCTTTACTCTGCTCTCATGCTACTTTCGCTGATCTTCATTTTGCGACTCATCCAAACTTACGTGCCGTCGCAGTTATCGCTTGAAATCAAATCTGAAACAGCGGTCTAG
- a CDS encoding SDR family NAD(P)-dependent oxidoreductase — protein MAQTWQQGNALVVGASQGIGLGFVRHLLADDRFHRVFATYRQPETATDLLALQNHPKLHCLTLEATEEGEVAQLAAKIQAQAAGLDLVVNCVGVLHQGSLQPEKSLRQIDVDQLMQYFQINSVPGILLAKHLQSLLRQEGRTVFANLSAKIGSIEDNRLGGWYGYRASKAALNMLLKTAAIEYGRKNPHTVILALHPGTTDTRLSEPFQRNVPPGKLFSIDRTVTQLLTIIDNATEADNGAFFSWDGSRLPW, from the coding sequence TTGGCACAAACTTGGCAACAGGGAAATGCGCTGGTCGTGGGCGCAAGTCAGGGAATCGGGTTGGGGTTCGTCCGTCATTTGCTCGCCGACGATCGCTTTCACCGCGTATTTGCCACCTATCGTCAGCCTGAGACAGCGACTGATTTACTAGCGCTACAAAACCATCCCAAGCTCCACTGTCTGACATTAGAGGCAACTGAAGAAGGCGAAGTCGCCCAACTTGCCGCCAAGATTCAAGCTCAAGCGGCAGGCTTAGATTTAGTCGTCAATTGTGTCGGGGTCTTACATCAGGGCAGCTTGCAGCCAGAAAAGAGTCTACGACAAATTGATGTCGACCAGCTGATGCAATATTTTCAAATCAATAGTGTGCCGGGCATTCTGCTGGCAAAGCACTTGCAATCGCTGCTCCGCCAAGAGGGCCGCACTGTGTTCGCTAATCTCTCCGCCAAAATCGGCAGCATTGAAGATAACCGTCTGGGGGGGTGGTATGGCTATCGGGCCTCCAAAGCGGCGCTAAACATGTTGTTGAAGACAGCGGCGATCGAATATGGTCGCAAAAATCCCCACACGGTCATTTTGGCATTGCACCCCGGCACGACCGACACGCGCTTATCAGAGCCATTTCAGCGCAACGTGCCACCGGGCAAACTCTTCTCGATCGATCGCACCGTCACCCAACTCTTGACCATCATCGACAACGCCACCGAAGCCGACAACGGCGCCTTCTTTTCGTGGGATGGCAGTCGTTTGCCCTGGTAG
- a CDS encoding ABC transporter ATP-binding protein: MLNLCDLSYHPASTPQPILQSLNLQLGPQQLGLVIGPSGSGKTTLLEILAGLAYSTAGEVRWRDQVLTPEALQQLAGLVFQFPERHFCGHNVLEELRLGHPELSKNHIVTALESVGLGHLSFTSEPHALSGGQQRRLALAVQLIRQPYLLLLDEPTAGLDWSMRRQLITLLKKLKKDWSLLIVTHDAAELIELADCAWKLDHGVLTPYALPSAAEMTA, encoded by the coding sequence ATGCTCAACCTTTGTGATCTGTCATATCACCCCGCCTCGACCCCGCAACCGATTCTGCAAAGCCTCAACTTGCAGCTAGGTCCGCAACAGCTCGGCCTGGTCATCGGTCCGAGCGGCTCTGGCAAAACGACGTTGCTCGAAATTTTGGCAGGCTTGGCTTATTCCACTGCGGGGGAAGTGCGCTGGCGGGATCAAGTCTTGACCCCCGAAGCCTTGCAGCAATTAGCTGGACTTGTCTTTCAGTTTCCTGAGCGCCATTTTTGTGGCCACAACGTGTTGGAAGAGTTGCGCCTCGGCCACCCCGAATTGTCTAAAAATCACATCGTCACCGCCCTCGAATCCGTTGGCTTGGGCCATCTGTCGTTCACTTCAGAGCCGCATGCGCTCAGTGGTGGTCAGCAGCGTCGTCTCGCGTTAGCGGTACAGCTCATCCGCCAGCCCTATCTACTGTTATTAGACGAACCAACCGCCGGCTTAGATTGGTCGATGCGTCGCCAACTGATTACGCTGTTGAAAAAGCTCAAAAAAGACTGGAGTCTCTTAATCGTGACCCATGACGCGGCAGAGCTGATCGAACTCGCCGACTGTGCCTGGAAGCTGGATCATGGTGTATTGACGCCATACGCTTTACCCTCTGCGGCTGAAATGACCGCTTGA
- the rsmG gene encoding 16S rRNA (guanine(527)-N(7))-methyltransferase RsmG, producing the protein MSSLPDFATSWQATLHWEPTPAQQASFQQLFEGILQGNQQMNLTRITEPTEFWEKHLWDALSGLAPWLSTAGVTPWLPPGSSLRVIDIGTGAGIPGLPAAIAFPDWQITLLDSTQKKVRFLAELATAMVLPQVRAIADRAEFLAHQPSHRELYDVALLRAVGPAATCAEYALPFLKPNGIAILYRGQWSEAEAQQLDSVAGQLGGKLVAVQPWQTPITQGIRHCVYLQKQHPTSEDFPRAVGIPAKTPLVG; encoded by the coding sequence ATGTCTTCTTTGCCCGATTTCGCAACATCCTGGCAAGCCACGCTGCATTGGGAACCAACGCCTGCTCAACAAGCAAGCTTTCAACAATTGTTTGAGGGCATTTTGCAGGGCAACCAGCAAATGAATCTGACGCGTATTACTGAACCGACCGAGTTTTGGGAAAAGCATCTCTGGGATGCGCTGAGTGGCCTAGCCCCTTGGTTGTCTACAGCAGGGGTAACGCCTTGGCTCCCACCTGGGTCTTCGCTGCGCGTGATTGACATTGGTACTGGCGCAGGCATTCCGGGGTTGCCAGCGGCGATCGCATTTCCCGACTGGCAAATTACGCTCCTCGATTCCACCCAAAAAAAGGTGCGGTTTTTAGCGGAGCTGGCGACCGCAATGGTGCTGCCGCAGGTGCGGGCGATCGCGGATCGCGCTGAATTTCTCGCCCATCAGCCCAGTCATCGCGAACTCTATGACGTGGCATTGCTGCGAGCGGTCGGACCAGCCGCCACTTGCGCTGAGTACGCTCTCCCCTTCTTAAAGCCCAACGGCATTGCCATTTTGTATCGCGGTCAATGGAGCGAGGCCGAAGCACAGCAGCTAGATAGCGTGGCAGGCCAACTCGGTGGCAAGTTGGTGGCTGTCCAACCCTGGCAAACCCCGATCACCCAAGGCATTCGCCACTGCGTTTATCTGCAAAAACAACACCCCACGTCGGAAGACTTTCCGCGAGCCGTGGGCATTCCTGCAAAAACGCCCCTCGTTGGCTAG
- a CDS encoding polysaccharide biosynthesis/export family protein: protein MSTLLIWGGGMEAIAANGRDQANHATTTADWQLANTDYGQTHRATTERSLSPTATEATSPTTGQVPSSATDSAAPTLEITPDPNFTAPLPARQPLPEPGVDPVVDSLLGRPQEPDFDTYRLGPGDAFFVNVRQFPDLSFQATLDIQGNVIVPLQGVVSFNGLTLDQSAALITDIFNQYVINPDVSLTLVAQRGVEVTILGEVVRPGYYPLGAPQIASALLTAGGTTNTADLRSVIVQRRLPDGQLLERNLDLFTPLKDGDALPNIALQDGDVIFVERLDPAALDEYDQALVARSTLATPTITVRLLNYGPNGGILSAVDLPNGSRFADALVRTGVNADASNLGEIALVRFDETAGRAVTTLIDGHDAFRGIPAENPPLQQNDVIIVNRSLLARVSYALNTFTQPFRDVLGFLLFFDSLSDSATNLFQP from the coding sequence TTGTCGACCCTGCTCATTTGGGGCGGCGGCATGGAGGCGATCGCGGCCAATGGTCGTGATCAGGCTAACCATGCCACCACGACAGCTGACTGGCAACTTGCCAATACAGATTATGGGCAAACGCATCGGGCCACCACAGAGCGATCGCTGTCACCCACGGCGACCGAGGCGACCTCCCCCACCACTGGTCAAGTGCCCTCTTCCGCGACCGACAGTGCCGCACCAACGCTTGAAATCACCCCTGACCCCAATTTCACGGCACCCCTACCAGCCCGACAGCCGTTACCAGAGCCGGGAGTCGACCCGGTCGTCGATAGCCTGCTCGGTCGTCCCCAAGAGCCTGATTTTGATACGTATCGGCTCGGGCCAGGAGATGCGTTCTTTGTTAATGTGCGTCAGTTTCCTGACTTGAGCTTTCAAGCAACCCTTGATATTCAAGGCAATGTCATTGTCCCGCTACAGGGGGTTGTCTCCTTTAACGGTCTCACCCTCGACCAATCAGCCGCCCTGATCACGGATATTTTTAACCAGTATGTTATAAACCCTGACGTCAGTTTGACGCTCGTGGCTCAGCGCGGCGTCGAAGTCACCATCTTGGGAGAAGTGGTGCGTCCCGGCTACTATCCGCTAGGTGCTCCCCAAATTGCATCGGCGTTGCTCACGGCTGGGGGCACGACCAACACGGCTGATTTACGGTCCGTCATCGTTCAACGGCGACTCCCCGATGGTCAACTTTTAGAGCGCAATCTCGATCTCTTTACCCCCCTAAAGGACGGCGACGCCTTACCGAACATTGCCCTGCAAGATGGTGATGTCATCTTCGTCGAACGCTTAGATCCAGCCGCTTTAGATGAGTACGACCAGGCCTTAGTGGCTCGTTCAACTCTGGCCACTCCAACCATTACTGTCCGTCTCTTGAATTACGGGCCAAATGGCGGCATTCTGTCTGCCGTTGACTTGCCTAATGGCAGTCGGTTTGCGGACGCATTGGTCCGCACCGGCGTCAACGCCGATGCCTCTAACCTGGGTGAAATTGCCTTAGTCCGGTTTGATGAAACTGCGGGCCGGGCCGTTACGACATTGATCGATGGCCATGATGCGTTCCGAGGCATCCCAGCGGAAAATCCGCCCTTGCAGCAAAATGACGTGATCATTGTCAACCGGTCCTTACTCGCGAGAGTATCGTATGCTCTAAATACCTTTACGCAACCCTTCCGAGACGTCCTTGGGTTTCTACTCTTCTTTGATTCTTTATCAGATTCGGCAACTAATCTTTTCCAACCTTAG
- a CDS encoding GumC family protein yields MVMPLLKKYGLALKRYKWVPITTFLGGLGLSTILALQPPPEEEFRTTGVLVQNTPVVSFTATGVELQQQGQGIITEDFLLADILLTRVAEQLNNGGLEITPRQIRSRTNIKINTGGGDEGGGNILQSVNVTYQSKNPEEAEAVLSVLFQGMVELSRVTNRARLGTIVSALDERLPAIEADLREAEQTLEAYDRIEGPAIQAALDGSLLGEISSSQNQRRQNLITLATIDAQMQSLQNQLGLSPEAAYASSALSADPIIQNLRAQIYQAESQLATLSQTLREAHPTVVELRTSLNTFNRLLEERATEVLSGGGRTPAVPGADVIRRNSNLDPARAELANQLVGLQTQRDALITQQQILAQSEQQLREAYTRLPNKQLERDRLAQQVALKRALYDQVQAKRIDAQAAEAETVSSLSVASPPSTEVIPVEAMSPILVLILGGAVGLGLGGGLVFLLDMLDPKIRIFEDLDKLFKDQEIPLLGVVPELKPELGESLLITDMNHPCSEIYERLRSNLQLSGAEINDGRIPKTVLVTSPIFHEGKTTTAFNLGIAAARTGRRTLIIEMDLRNPPQCMRLGIQPDEQALTEPLQYYSGRFSDPIRMVPQVANLSIAPGVGPQRSPAAILDSGEMRRFLQDAQARFDFVILDAPHFTSSNDVVLLEPKTDGLILVTRPGVTKKPIIKELLEQLEEKEDIRVLGGVINAADIPLKAAQMRHDTLVTEDEDDIDLNGSASPKAESTPPRRRTPIEF; encoded by the coding sequence ATGGTCATGCCCCTGCTCAAAAAATATGGCTTAGCCCTCAAGCGCTATAAATGGGTGCCGATCACCACATTTCTGGGCGGCTTGGGGTTATCCACCATCTTGGCCCTACAGCCCCCTCCAGAAGAGGAATTCCGCACAACTGGGGTTTTAGTCCAAAACACGCCGGTTGTGTCTTTTACAGCGACTGGGGTTGAGCTGCAGCAGCAGGGTCAAGGCATCATTACAGAAGACTTCTTATTGGCTGATATCTTACTGACACGGGTGGCCGAACAGCTCAATAACGGTGGTTTAGAAATCACGCCTCGACAGATCCGCAGCCGTACAAACATCAAAATTAATACAGGCGGCGGAGACGAAGGGGGCGGCAACATCCTTCAAAGCGTTAATGTCACTTACCAATCCAAAAACCCAGAAGAGGCCGAAGCTGTCCTTTCAGTGCTATTTCAAGGCATGGTTGAGCTGAGCCGGGTTACGAACCGAGCCCGCCTCGGCACCATTGTTTCCGCCTTAGATGAACGGTTGCCGGCGATCGAGGCAGATTTGCGAGAAGCAGAACAAACTTTGGAAGCGTACGATCGCATTGAGGGGCCAGCGATTCAGGCAGCACTAGATGGCAGCTTGCTAGGAGAAATTTCATCCAGCCAAAATCAGCGGCGGCAGAACCTTATCACGCTTGCTACGATTGACGCGCAGATGCAAAGTTTACAAAACCAGCTAGGGCTCTCCCCTGAAGCCGCCTATGCTTCATCAGCTCTGAGTGCCGATCCAATTATCCAAAACTTGCGTGCTCAGATTTACCAAGCTGAATCGCAGCTAGCCACTCTCTCGCAAACCTTGAGAGAAGCACATCCTACTGTCGTCGAGTTACGTACAAGCCTCAACACATTCAACCGGCTTTTAGAGGAGCGAGCCACCGAAGTTCTGAGTGGTGGTGGACGAACACCTGCAGTGCCTGGCGCAGACGTCATTCGCCGCAATAGTAACCTTGACCCAGCAAGAGCTGAACTGGCTAATCAGCTGGTAGGGCTACAAACTCAACGGGATGCATTAATTACCCAACAGCAAATACTGGCTCAATCAGAGCAACAGTTACGCGAAGCCTATACTCGCTTACCCAACAAGCAGTTGGAACGCGATCGCCTGGCTCAGCAAGTTGCGCTGAAAAGAGCCCTTTACGACCAAGTCCAAGCTAAACGCATTGACGCTCAAGCTGCGGAGGCTGAAACGGTCAGCAGCCTGTCAGTCGCCAGTCCACCCTCAACAGAAGTCATTCCTGTAGAGGCGATGTCTCCGATTCTAGTGTTGATTTTAGGGGGCGCGGTAGGCCTCGGCTTGGGCGGTGGCTTAGTCTTCCTGCTGGATATGCTCGATCCCAAAATCCGCATTTTCGAAGACCTCGACAAACTCTTCAAAGATCAAGAAATTCCCTTATTGGGGGTGGTGCCTGAGTTAAAACCCGAACTGGGTGAGTCGCTCCTGATCACCGATATGAATCATCCGTGCTCTGAAATCTATGAGCGTCTGCGCAGTAATCTCCAACTGTCGGGTGCTGAGATTAATGACGGTCGCATTCCCAAAACAGTCCTAGTCACCAGTCCCATTTTCCACGAAGGGAAAACCACAACCGCTTTTAACTTGGGGATTGCTGCAGCTCGCACCGGTCGGCGCACTTTAATTATTGAGATGGATCTGAGAAATCCGCCGCAGTGTATGCGGTTGGGGATTCAGCCAGACGAGCAGGCTTTGACCGAGCCGCTGCAATATTACAGTGGCCGCTTTTCTGATCCGATTCGGATGGTGCCACAGGTGGCAAATCTATCCATTGCTCCAGGGGTAGGGCCGCAGCGTAGCCCTGCCGCAATTCTTGACTCTGGTGAGATGCGACGTTTTTTACAAGATGCGCAAGCTCGTTTCGATTTTGTCATTTTGGATGCGCCCCATTTCACCAGCAGCAATGATGTGGTGCTCCTGGAACCGAAAACCGACGGACTGATTTTGGTCACCCGCCCAGGAGTGACCAAGAAACCCATCATCAAAGAACTGTTAGAGCAACTAGAAGAAAAAGAAGATATCCGAGTCTTGGGCGGCGTGATTAATGCGGCTGATATTCCCCTGAAAGCGGCACAAATGCGCCACGATACCCTCGTTACTGAGGATGAAGACGATATTGATCTGAATGGTTCTGCCTCGCCTAAAGCGGAATCTACCCCTCCCCGCCGTCGTACCCCGATCGAATTCTAG
- a CDS encoding cytochrome c oxidase subunit II, with protein MKQIPAPLLTLTVGVVVTLVSLWVGFNHGLLPEQASAQSVLVDNFFDVMMVIGTALFLVVEGAILYSVIAFRRRQGDDTDGLPIEGNLPLEAFWTAIPAIIVIGLGIYSVQIFQDMGGFTPGDRMPDHGTMIAQSPDASLSGLVPEGAEPELLAKSVYGFGAPLEKEGMAADVEVNVSGMQYAWIFTYPESGIVDGELHVPVNADVQLNISAQDVIHSFWVPQFRLKQDAIPGKDTELRFVATKVGTYPVVCAELCGGYHGAMRTQVIVHSPSDYQSWLQSRIAQAEPTTPEAIAMNPTDMTDTEYLAPYGAEMEIDHQLLAHLAH; from the coding sequence ATGAAACAAATTCCCGCTCCTTTATTAACGCTGACAGTCGGGGTCGTGGTGACCCTGGTCAGCCTCTGGGTGGGCTTTAACCATGGTTTATTGCCAGAGCAAGCTTCGGCCCAGTCAGTGCTAGTCGACAACTTTTTCGACGTCATGATGGTGATCGGCACCGCTCTCTTTTTGGTGGTAGAAGGCGCGATCTTGTATAGCGTGATTGCCTTTCGTCGTCGCCAGGGAGATGACACTGATGGCCTGCCAATTGAAGGCAACTTGCCGCTCGAAGCTTTCTGGACGGCGATTCCTGCCATTATCGTGATTGGCCTGGGGATCTACAGCGTGCAGATCTTTCAGGATATGGGTGGCTTTACGCCCGGCGATCGCATGCCCGACCACGGCACGATGATTGCTCAGTCACCCGACGCCTCGTTGTCAGGCTTGGTGCCCGAAGGCGCAGAGCCCGAGCTACTGGCGAAGTCCGTGTATGGCTTTGGTGCGCCCCTTGAAAAAGAAGGCATGGCAGCAGATGTCGAAGTGAATGTTTCTGGGATGCAATACGCCTGGATCTTTACGTATCCCGAAAGTGGCATTGTCGATGGTGAGTTGCATGTGCCGGTGAATGCCGATGTTCAGCTCAACATTTCAGCGCAAGACGTGATCCACTCGTTTTGGGTCCCGCAGTTTCGCCTGAAGCAGGATGCGATTCCGGGCAAGGATACCGAGTTGCGGTTTGTCGCCACTAAGGTGGGCACTTATCCCGTCGTCTGTGCCGAACTCTGTGGCGGCTACCACGGGGCCATGCGCACTCAAGTCATTGTGCATTCCCCCTCGGATTATCAAAGCTGGCTGCAATCGCGCATTGCCCAAGCGGAGCCGACGACCCCTGAAGCGATCGCGATGAATCCTACTGACATGACCGATACCGAATATCTCGCGCCCTACGGTGCCGAAATGGAGATCGATCATCAACTACTGGCGCATTTGGCGCATTAA